In Kryptolebias marmoratus isolate JLee-2015 linkage group LG11, ASM164957v2, whole genome shotgun sequence, the following proteins share a genomic window:
- the prmt7 gene encoding protein arginine N-methyltransferase 7 isoform X2, with protein MKTFCGRANPTTGALDWVEESEEYDFHQEIARSCYADMLHDGDRNEKYNQGIRAAVARLKARGERVVVLDIGTGTGLLSMMAVTAGADFCYAVEVFKPMAEAAQSIVKKNGFSDKIKIINKHSTDVTVGPDGDMQEKANLLITELFDTELIGEGALPSYEHAHQNLVQEGCEAVPHRATVYAQLVESELLWSWAQLQPVEAEGAQLVPPPAIGRCAGAHSVCDIQLSQVSPASFTPLSPLCTMFSVDFSKPVSSAFQSRSATFVAQSAGRAQVVLSWWDLDMDPSGTIVCSMAPSWTYPQPETAPWRDHWMQSVYFLPVEIQVAQGDELSLTVCHDDYSLWFCLQSHSQQEVQSASPPPRPCCTCQAHLVWTRPRFGELNDRRRTESYVGALRSVLSEDSVGVSVSDGSLLPVFAHMLGAKKVFSLENSRMSKEVIEQVLETNSLRGGVELLEIRPEQLTCQDLGGERISVLMGEPFFSSSLLPWHSLFFWYCRSALAGLLQPNATILPCSASLHMVAVEFQDLWRIRAPCGTCEGFDVTPMDEMIQRSLDFRESREAEPHPLWEYPCRALTQSAAVMTFDFTQCVPQQPISSQGSLPFIRSGRCHGVALWMEIHLTDDITVSAGLTQPISEQGDCVWTRHRKQGVYFFSSPWESSGDGRTAVSYRFTFEPGLGDVNMDFSVTSQ; from the exons ATGAAGACCTTCTGCGGGAGAGCGAACCCGACCACCGGAGCTTTGGACTGGGTGGAGGAGAGCGAGGAGTACGACTTCCACCAGGAGATAGCCAG GTCATGTTACGCTGATATGCTCCACGATGGTGACAGG AATGAGAAGTACAATCAGGGCATCCGGGCCGCTGTAGCTCGATTAAAAGCTCGAGGTGAGAGGGTGGTCGTCCTGGACATCGGAACCGGAACCGGCCTGCTGTCCATGATGGCCGTCACTGCCGGAGCGGACTTCTGCTATGCTGTGGAG gtttttaaGCCTATGGCCGAAGCGGCTCAGAGCATCGTGAAGAAAAATGGCTTCTCTGACAAGATCAAGATAATTAACAAACACTCAACAGACGTGACGGTGGGACCAG ATGGAGATATGCAGGAAAAGGCCAATCTGTTGATCACAGAGCTGTTTGACACGGAGCTGATCGGTGAAGGAGCTCTGCCCAGTTACGAGCACGCTCACCAAAACCTGGTccag GAGGGCTGTGAGGCAGTCCCTCACCGGGCCACCGTCTACGCCCAGCTGGTGGAGTCGGAGCTGCTGTGGAGCTGGGCGCAGCTGCAGCCCGTGGAGGCGGAGGGGGCTCAACTGGTCCCGCCGCCCGCCATCGGCCGCTGTGCCGGGGCTCATTCAGTGTGTGACATCCAGCTGAGCCAGGTCTCCCCCGCCAGCTTCACCCCGCTGAGTCCTCTCTGCACCATGTTCag CGTGGACTTCAGTAAACCAGTAAGCAGTGCCTTCCAGTCCCGCTCCGCCACGTTCGTGGCTCAGTCTGCAGGCCGGGCTCAGGTCGTCCTGTCCTGGTGGGACCTGGACATGGATCCCAGTGGAACCATCGTGTGCAGCATGGCCCCCAGCTGGACGTACCCACAGCCAGAGACGGCGCCG TGGCGGGATCACTGGATGCAGAGCGTTTACTTCCTGCCTGTTGAAATCCAGGTGGCTCAGGGAGACGAGCTCAGTCTGACGGTCTGCCATGATGACTACAGTCTCTGGTTCTGCCTGCAGTCTCACAG TCAGCAGGAGGTGCAGTCTGCGTCTCCTCCCCCTCGGCCTTGCTGCACCTGCCAGGCTCACCTGGTTTGGACTCGGCCGCGTTTCGGTGAACTCAACGACAGGCGGCGTACGGAGAGCTACGTCGGCGCTCTTCGCAGC GTTCTGAGTGAGGACAGCGTGGGTGTCTCCGTCAGCGATGGAAGTCTGCTTCCTGTCTTCGCTCACATGCTGGGAGCCAAGAAG GTGTTCAGTTTGGAAAACTCCAGAATGTCTAAAGAAGTTATTGAGCAG gtgtTGGAAACAAACTCCCTGAGAGGAGGAGTTGAGCTGCTGGAGATCAGACCTGAGCAGCTGACCTGTCAAGATCTCGGAGGAGAACGG ATTTCTGTGCTCATGGGGGAGCCGTTCTTCAGCTCCAGCCTCCTGCCGTGGCACTCCCTGTTTTTCTGGTACTGTCGCAGCGCCTTGGCGGGACTTCTGCAGCCCAACGCCACCATCCTGCCCTGCTCCGCCTCGCTGCACATGGTGGCCGTGGAGTTCCAG GATTTGTGGAGGATAAGGGCTCCGTGTGGAACATGTGAGGGCTTTGATGTCACCCCCATGGATGAAATGATCCAG CGGTCTCTGGATTTCCGCGAGTCCCGTGAAGCAGAGCCACACCCCCTCTGGGAGTACCCGTGTCGAGCGCTCACTCAGTCCGCCGCCGTCATGACCTTTGACTTCACACAGTGTGTCCCTcaacagccaatcagcagccaGGGCTCGCTGCCTTTCATAAG GAGCGGTCGTTGCCACGGCGTCGCCTTATGGATGGAAATCCATCTAACTGATGACATCACCGTCAGCGCGGGTTTGACTCAGCCAATCAGTGAGCAG ggCGACTGCGTTTGGACTCGACACAGGAAGCAGGGAGTTTATTTCTTCAGCTCGCCGTGGGAGAGTTCAGGTGACGGCCGGACTGCGGTTTCTTACAGGTTCACCTTCGAACCCGGTTTAGGAGACGTTAACATGGACTTCAGCGTCACGAGTCAGTGA
- the prmt7 gene encoding protein arginine N-methyltransferase 7 isoform X1, whose amino-acid sequence MKTFCGRANPTTGALDWVEESEEYDFHQEIARSCYADMLHDGDRNEKYNQGIRAAVARLKARGERVVVLDIGTGTGLLSMMAVTAGADFCYAVEVFKPMAEAAQSIVKKNGFSDKIKIINKHSTDVTVGPADGDMQEKANLLITELFDTELIGEGALPSYEHAHQNLVQEGCEAVPHRATVYAQLVESELLWSWAQLQPVEAEGAQLVPPPAIGRCAGAHSVCDIQLSQVSPASFTPLSPLCTMFSVDFSKPVSSAFQSRSATFVAQSAGRAQVVLSWWDLDMDPSGTIVCSMAPSWTYPQPETAPWRDHWMQSVYFLPVEIQVAQGDELSLTVCHDDYSLWFCLQSHSQQEVQSASPPPRPCCTCQAHLVWTRPRFGELNDRRRTESYVGALRSVLSEDSVGVSVSDGSLLPVFAHMLGAKKVFSLENSRMSKEVIEQVLETNSLRGGVELLEIRPEQLTCQDLGGERISVLMGEPFFSSSLLPWHSLFFWYCRSALAGLLQPNATILPCSASLHMVAVEFQDLWRIRAPCGTCEGFDVTPMDEMIQRSLDFRESREAEPHPLWEYPCRALTQSAAVMTFDFTQCVPQQPISSQGSLPFIRSGRCHGVALWMEIHLTDDITVSAGLTQPISEQGDCVWTRHRKQGVYFFSSPWESSGDGRTAVSYRFTFEPGLGDVNMDFSVTSQ is encoded by the exons ATGAAGACCTTCTGCGGGAGAGCGAACCCGACCACCGGAGCTTTGGACTGGGTGGAGGAGAGCGAGGAGTACGACTTCCACCAGGAGATAGCCAG GTCATGTTACGCTGATATGCTCCACGATGGTGACAGG AATGAGAAGTACAATCAGGGCATCCGGGCCGCTGTAGCTCGATTAAAAGCTCGAGGTGAGAGGGTGGTCGTCCTGGACATCGGAACCGGAACCGGCCTGCTGTCCATGATGGCCGTCACTGCCGGAGCGGACTTCTGCTATGCTGTGGAG gtttttaaGCCTATGGCCGAAGCGGCTCAGAGCATCGTGAAGAAAAATGGCTTCTCTGACAAGATCAAGATAATTAACAAACACTCAACAGACGTGACGGTGGGACCAG CAGATGGAGATATGCAGGAAAAGGCCAATCTGTTGATCACAGAGCTGTTTGACACGGAGCTGATCGGTGAAGGAGCTCTGCCCAGTTACGAGCACGCTCACCAAAACCTGGTccag GAGGGCTGTGAGGCAGTCCCTCACCGGGCCACCGTCTACGCCCAGCTGGTGGAGTCGGAGCTGCTGTGGAGCTGGGCGCAGCTGCAGCCCGTGGAGGCGGAGGGGGCTCAACTGGTCCCGCCGCCCGCCATCGGCCGCTGTGCCGGGGCTCATTCAGTGTGTGACATCCAGCTGAGCCAGGTCTCCCCCGCCAGCTTCACCCCGCTGAGTCCTCTCTGCACCATGTTCag CGTGGACTTCAGTAAACCAGTAAGCAGTGCCTTCCAGTCCCGCTCCGCCACGTTCGTGGCTCAGTCTGCAGGCCGGGCTCAGGTCGTCCTGTCCTGGTGGGACCTGGACATGGATCCCAGTGGAACCATCGTGTGCAGCATGGCCCCCAGCTGGACGTACCCACAGCCAGAGACGGCGCCG TGGCGGGATCACTGGATGCAGAGCGTTTACTTCCTGCCTGTTGAAATCCAGGTGGCTCAGGGAGACGAGCTCAGTCTGACGGTCTGCCATGATGACTACAGTCTCTGGTTCTGCCTGCAGTCTCACAG TCAGCAGGAGGTGCAGTCTGCGTCTCCTCCCCCTCGGCCTTGCTGCACCTGCCAGGCTCACCTGGTTTGGACTCGGCCGCGTTTCGGTGAACTCAACGACAGGCGGCGTACGGAGAGCTACGTCGGCGCTCTTCGCAGC GTTCTGAGTGAGGACAGCGTGGGTGTCTCCGTCAGCGATGGAAGTCTGCTTCCTGTCTTCGCTCACATGCTGGGAGCCAAGAAG GTGTTCAGTTTGGAAAACTCCAGAATGTCTAAAGAAGTTATTGAGCAG gtgtTGGAAACAAACTCCCTGAGAGGAGGAGTTGAGCTGCTGGAGATCAGACCTGAGCAGCTGACCTGTCAAGATCTCGGAGGAGAACGG ATTTCTGTGCTCATGGGGGAGCCGTTCTTCAGCTCCAGCCTCCTGCCGTGGCACTCCCTGTTTTTCTGGTACTGTCGCAGCGCCTTGGCGGGACTTCTGCAGCCCAACGCCACCATCCTGCCCTGCTCCGCCTCGCTGCACATGGTGGCCGTGGAGTTCCAG GATTTGTGGAGGATAAGGGCTCCGTGTGGAACATGTGAGGGCTTTGATGTCACCCCCATGGATGAAATGATCCAG CGGTCTCTGGATTTCCGCGAGTCCCGTGAAGCAGAGCCACACCCCCTCTGGGAGTACCCGTGTCGAGCGCTCACTCAGTCCGCCGCCGTCATGACCTTTGACTTCACACAGTGTGTCCCTcaacagccaatcagcagccaGGGCTCGCTGCCTTTCATAAG GAGCGGTCGTTGCCACGGCGTCGCCTTATGGATGGAAATCCATCTAACTGATGACATCACCGTCAGCGCGGGTTTGACTCAGCCAATCAGTGAGCAG ggCGACTGCGTTTGGACTCGACACAGGAAGCAGGGAGTTTATTTCTTCAGCTCGCCGTGGGAGAGTTCAGGTGACGGCCGGACTGCGGTTTCTTACAGGTTCACCTTCGAACCCGGTTTAGGAGACGTTAACATGGACTTCAGCGTCACGAGTCAGTGA
- the prmt7 gene encoding protein arginine N-methyltransferase 7 isoform X3, with the protein MVTGTEKFAPFQNEKYNQGIRAAVARLKARGERVVVLDIGTGTGLLSMMAVTAGADFCYAVEVFKPMAEAAQSIVKKNGFSDKIKIINKHSTDVTVGPADGDMQEKANLLITELFDTELIGEGALPSYEHAHQNLVQEGCEAVPHRATVYAQLVESELLWSWAQLQPVEAEGAQLVPPPAIGRCAGAHSVCDIQLSQVSPASFTPLSPLCTMFSVDFSKPVSSAFQSRSATFVAQSAGRAQVVLSWWDLDMDPSGTIVCSMAPSWTYPQPETAPWRDHWMQSVYFLPVEIQVAQGDELSLTVCHDDYSLWFCLQSHSQQEVQSASPPPRPCCTCQAHLVWTRPRFGELNDRRRTESYVGALRSVLSEDSVGVSVSDGSLLPVFAHMLGAKKVFSLENSRMSKEVIEQVLETNSLRGGVELLEIRPEQLTCQDLGGERISVLMGEPFFSSSLLPWHSLFFWYCRSALAGLLQPNATILPCSASLHMVAVEFQDLWRIRAPCGTCEGFDVTPMDEMIQRSLDFRESREAEPHPLWEYPCRALTQSAAVMTFDFTQCVPQQPISSQGSLPFIRSGRCHGVALWMEIHLTDDITVSAGLTQPISEQGDCVWTRHRKQGVYFFSSPWESSGDGRTAVSYRFTFEPGLGDVNMDFSVTSQ; encoded by the exons ATGGTGACAGG AACTGAAAAGTTTGCTCCCTTTCAGAATGAGAAGTACAATCAGGGCATCCGGGCCGCTGTAGCTCGATTAAAAGCTCGAGGTGAGAGGGTGGTCGTCCTGGACATCGGAACCGGAACCGGCCTGCTGTCCATGATGGCCGTCACTGCCGGAGCGGACTTCTGCTATGCTGTGGAG gtttttaaGCCTATGGCCGAAGCGGCTCAGAGCATCGTGAAGAAAAATGGCTTCTCTGACAAGATCAAGATAATTAACAAACACTCAACAGACGTGACGGTGGGACCAG CAGATGGAGATATGCAGGAAAAGGCCAATCTGTTGATCACAGAGCTGTTTGACACGGAGCTGATCGGTGAAGGAGCTCTGCCCAGTTACGAGCACGCTCACCAAAACCTGGTccag GAGGGCTGTGAGGCAGTCCCTCACCGGGCCACCGTCTACGCCCAGCTGGTGGAGTCGGAGCTGCTGTGGAGCTGGGCGCAGCTGCAGCCCGTGGAGGCGGAGGGGGCTCAACTGGTCCCGCCGCCCGCCATCGGCCGCTGTGCCGGGGCTCATTCAGTGTGTGACATCCAGCTGAGCCAGGTCTCCCCCGCCAGCTTCACCCCGCTGAGTCCTCTCTGCACCATGTTCag CGTGGACTTCAGTAAACCAGTAAGCAGTGCCTTCCAGTCCCGCTCCGCCACGTTCGTGGCTCAGTCTGCAGGCCGGGCTCAGGTCGTCCTGTCCTGGTGGGACCTGGACATGGATCCCAGTGGAACCATCGTGTGCAGCATGGCCCCCAGCTGGACGTACCCACAGCCAGAGACGGCGCCG TGGCGGGATCACTGGATGCAGAGCGTTTACTTCCTGCCTGTTGAAATCCAGGTGGCTCAGGGAGACGAGCTCAGTCTGACGGTCTGCCATGATGACTACAGTCTCTGGTTCTGCCTGCAGTCTCACAG TCAGCAGGAGGTGCAGTCTGCGTCTCCTCCCCCTCGGCCTTGCTGCACCTGCCAGGCTCACCTGGTTTGGACTCGGCCGCGTTTCGGTGAACTCAACGACAGGCGGCGTACGGAGAGCTACGTCGGCGCTCTTCGCAGC GTTCTGAGTGAGGACAGCGTGGGTGTCTCCGTCAGCGATGGAAGTCTGCTTCCTGTCTTCGCTCACATGCTGGGAGCCAAGAAG GTGTTCAGTTTGGAAAACTCCAGAATGTCTAAAGAAGTTATTGAGCAG gtgtTGGAAACAAACTCCCTGAGAGGAGGAGTTGAGCTGCTGGAGATCAGACCTGAGCAGCTGACCTGTCAAGATCTCGGAGGAGAACGG ATTTCTGTGCTCATGGGGGAGCCGTTCTTCAGCTCCAGCCTCCTGCCGTGGCACTCCCTGTTTTTCTGGTACTGTCGCAGCGCCTTGGCGGGACTTCTGCAGCCCAACGCCACCATCCTGCCCTGCTCCGCCTCGCTGCACATGGTGGCCGTGGAGTTCCAG GATTTGTGGAGGATAAGGGCTCCGTGTGGAACATGTGAGGGCTTTGATGTCACCCCCATGGATGAAATGATCCAG CGGTCTCTGGATTTCCGCGAGTCCCGTGAAGCAGAGCCACACCCCCTCTGGGAGTACCCGTGTCGAGCGCTCACTCAGTCCGCCGCCGTCATGACCTTTGACTTCACACAGTGTGTCCCTcaacagccaatcagcagccaGGGCTCGCTGCCTTTCATAAG GAGCGGTCGTTGCCACGGCGTCGCCTTATGGATGGAAATCCATCTAACTGATGACATCACCGTCAGCGCGGGTTTGACTCAGCCAATCAGTGAGCAG ggCGACTGCGTTTGGACTCGACACAGGAAGCAGGGAGTTTATTTCTTCAGCTCGCCGTGGGAGAGTTCAGGTGACGGCCGGACTGCGGTTTCTTACAGGTTCACCTTCGAACCCGGTTTAGGAGACGTTAACATGGACTTCAGCGTCACGAGTCAGTGA